The Arcobacter porcinus sequence ATATCTTTGCCTATTTTAAACGGTGCTCCAGGAGTTTATAGTGCAAGATATTCTGGAATTAATGCAAGTGATAAAAGCAATAATGAGAAACTAATAAGTGAATTAAATAGATTAAATCTTGAAAAATCAGAAGCTTTTTATACAGCTTGTATAACTATAATCTATAAAGATTTAGTATATACAGTTCATGGATTTATGTATGGAATGGCAATTAATCAAGAAAAAGGGACAAATGGTTTTGGCTATGACCCACTTTTTATTCCAAAAGGATTTGATAAAACTTTAGGTGAGTTAGATTTTGAAGTAAAACAAGAGTTTTCTCATAGAAACAGAGCTTTAAAATTGGCTATGAAAGTTTTAGAAGTTATTTTATAGTTTTAATATTTTGGAGATTCTTACTCCAAAATCTTCATTTTCTACGGTTAAAAAATACTCTTTTTCATCCATTTTTGCTATTTTTAAAATAAAATTATCTGGTATAAATTCAAAACTTATAAAAGTCAATAAT is a genomic window containing:
- a CDS encoding non-canonical purine NTP pyrophosphatase, which codes for MRIVLASANKGKIEEFKKLLPNYEVIAYSDILGKFDIPETGTSFKENAIIKASEINRRLKEQNEKHFIVISDDSGISLPILNGAPGVYSARYSGINASDKSNNEKLISELNRLNLEKSEAFYTACITIIYKDLVYTVHGFMYGMAINQEKGTNGFGYDPLFIPKGFDKTLGELDFEVKQEFSHRNRALKLAMKVLEVIL